In the genome of Nicoliella spurrieriana, the window AAATATTTAGCACTCAAATAAGGTTAGTGCTAAAAAGATTAAGCTTGCTTTTGACCAGTAGCTTTAGCAAGGGTCTTCATTGCTGCATCCCGATTAGGGACCTTATCCATATCAAAAATAATACTGTCAATCTTGCCACCTACAAAATCAAATTTTTCAACGTAGAGGTATGGATCATCACTATCATCATCCCTAAAGTGGAGGTCGAGTTGCTTTTCGAATGCAATTGCCCAGACATCATCAGTCATCTTTGGAAAGTCCTTTTTGGTAAGATACCCTTGGGTTTCAATTAAATCGATTCCCTTCTGAATATCACTGTCTTCAAACGTCATTTCAGCTTCCCGTTTTTCATCTTCGGTTCTGTTATCTTGATTATCCTTAGCCATAATAATTCCTCCCAAATATTAGTACGACTTTAATTTAGCACTCTTTTTATCCCTAGTTAAGAAAAACGCTTCCTAACATTTGTATTTATTTTAATCTACTGTTTTTAGCTGTATAATGTAAATATTAATTAAATATATATAAAGATTCAGAAATGAGGGAACTTAATTGTCTAGTGGCATACAATTAATAATTATTTTATTTACGTTTTTCTTTGCAGCGTTTTCGGTTGCAAGTGAATTTGCGTTAGTGCAAACCAGGCTTAGTTCATTGGAAGATGATAAAGCTAACGGAAATGGTAACAAAAAGAAATTAGATCGCCAAATTTACATGGTAACCCATTTAAATGATTACCTATCCACTACCCAAGTGGGGGTTTCGCTTGCCGGAATCATTCTTGGGTGGATTGGTGAGCCATTTATTGATGGTTTATTATCTGACGTTTTAAAACTAGTCAATTTAGGTGAGACGTCATCACGGGGAATTAGTGTCATTATCGGGGTCGGGTTACTAACCTACCTAGAAGTGGTTTTCACGGAAGTCGTTCCTAAGAACCTCAGTACTGATAAACCCCGTCAAATGCTAGACATCGTGGCCGGCCCGCTTCACTACCTCCACACCCTATTCTATCCATTCGTGTGGCTCCTAAACATCTCAGCTGGAGCGGTGGTAAAGATGATGGGAATCAAGATGGCTGATGAAAACGATGATTCATATTCTCAAAATGAAATTTTAATGCTCTCTAGAAATGCCGTTCAATCAGGAGAACTTGAGAAAAATGACTACCTATATATGCAACGGGCATTTGATTTAAATGATAAGGTCGCCCGTGACATCATGGTCGACCGGACCCAGCTAGTGGTTTTAGACATTGACTCTAGCGTTAAGGATGGATTACGGCTCTACCTTCAAAAACGGTTTAGTCGAATTCCAGTGGTTGCTAATGGTGATAAAGACCGCATTTTAGGTTATGTTTATAACTACGATTTAGTTCGTCAATCCCGGGTGGATTCTAGTATTGGAATCGATCGGATGCTTCGTGACATCACTACCACCTCTGAAACGACCCCGATTACCGAGGTCCTTCAACAAATGATCAAAAACCGGGCCCCCATCGTGGTGGTCGTGGATGAATACGGTGGGACTTCCGGAATCATTACCGATAAGGATATTTACGAAGAACTATTCGGAACCGTTCGGGATGAAATTGATCCTGCTACGAATGAATTTATCTTTAAACAACCGAAGGGAACCTACCAAGTGAACGGTAAGTTAACCACCTATGATTTTGAACGGTACTTTAATACCGATATTAAGGCGTTCGATAAATCAGATATCGTTACCATTGCTGGATTCATTATTGATAACTATGATGACCTTAAGGTTGGGAAAGTAATCAAAATCATGAACTTTGAATTTAAAGTATTGGATTATGAAAATTCATTCATTAACTGGTTCGAAGTTACAAACCTCAATGAAGCTAAACCGACCATTCAAAAGTCTACATTAGACCAGGTTAAACGGGGTCAAAAGGAACAATCAGAAAACAAATAATTAAAAAGCTAGCGATTAACTCGTTAGCTTTTTTCAATTCAAAGGATCGTGATATTATTGCAACCAATTCAAGCCCTTTTTATCTCCATCAGCGGTAACACCCGTAGCTTTATGGATTCACTCACGGAGTACGCAAAGACCCAACATGCTAATCATTCGGCATCCCCACTATTTAAAGCTCGTGAAATTAGCGATGTCACTGATTTGGCAGTTGAATCCCACCCGTATTTTGCATTCGTCCCCACCTATTTAGATGGTGGCAACGGGATTGACAACGGGGTCAAGGAACTAATGACCAATTCGTTAGGCGAATACATCGCATATAAATCTAATCGCAACCAATGCCTGGGCGTTATCGGAAGCGGCAATAAGAACTTCAATGAGCAGTACTGCTTAACCGCAAAACGGTATGCCCGTGATTACGGGGTCCCATTCCTAGATAACTACGAACTTCGTGGCACTTCTAAAGATGTTGAACGGGTATATCAGTCGATGGTCAATCGGATGAAAACAAATTCAGCAAAATAAAAGATTAGCCGAACGGCTAATCTTTTATTTTTGGTGATATTCATCTTTAATCGGATTGCTATCTGAAATAATGGAATTAATTTTGTACTCACCATCAGATCCTTGCATCACTGCATTGGTCTTAAAGATTTGGGTGTGAATTTGATCGTCGTTATCAAACCGGTACGTAAGGTTATAGTCAACGCTATAACGGTCATTACCCACCTTCTTAACGTCAAGCACCTTGGGTTGGTATACCGCTTGATACTTCGATTGATGGAAAATCAACGCTAATTGATGAACGCTTTGATAGTAATGATTATTCTTGGCATCGGTAAAGTAACTAGATAGATTCGTCCGGACATTCCCCTGGTTGGTGATCTTTTGCATTTGCTCATAAACATCATTAAGGGTCGACTGAGCAACGGATGCATTGAGGGTGTTATCCCCTACTAACTCAATCTGGCGACCGTTATCCTTGGGCGTTACCTTAACTACCGGTGTACTAGGGCCCTTATCATCGCGGTGATACTTAGCACTTAGGTAGATATGGTCACTGGTCAAATTACTAAGGTGATAGTTTCCATTATCATCAGCAAAACTCATTACCTTCCCATTTAATAAGATTAAAGCATGGGGCTTTGTCTTAATATTAATCGAATAGGTCCGCTGTTTAACTAAGCGCTTATTCATTACCACTTGGTATTTAGGGAAAATGCCAAAATGAGTTCCAGTCTTCTGGTATGTAAAGAAACCATCGCTAGTCCGATCTTTAGATCCTAATTCAGACTTCAAATGATTGGCCAAATCAGGATTTGCCTTTAAATAATCAGCCACCATTTTGTTAATATCTTGTTGTTCGGTTTTAGAAACAAAATAATTGGCGGTCTTCCCATCAGCTACACTATCGGTTAACCGGTTTAAAGTAGCGGATTTGGAGTAATAGTAGCGACCATATCCATATCCCCCCACGATCAAAACCAATGCCGCTGCTGAAAAGATCCATAATTTTTTATGCTTAAAACCCGTTCCGTTCGGCTTAACCGGTTGCTTCTTCGCTTTTGGTTTAGGACTAACCTTAGGGTGAGCATTTTGCTTTGGCTTCTTCTTTAGATTTTTATCCTTTTTTTTGCCATTAACCGCATTTTGGCGGTCAACATCAATTTGCGGATTGGGTCTAGGTTTAGGAGTCGTTTTCTTGTTATGAGTGGTTTTTTTAGGTGCTTCACTATGAACAGTGCTCTTTTTAGCATCATTTTTTTGAGATTCTGCTGGTTTATGCGAACCTTCGCTGTGTGATTCACTACGGGAAGGGAAGGTTTTGAACGAATATAGTTCAGATTCTGTTTCACCGTCAGATTCAGCTTTTTTGCCAAAATATCCAGCGAGGTTAAACCCACAATAATCACAGAATTCATTTTCTGGATCATTTTGATAACCACAACGTGGACATTCAATTTTTTGTTGATCTGGCATTCAAGCACCTCCTTAAAAAATAATATATAACCTAATTATACTATAATTATCTGGTTTTATCATTCTGTTTTAGAATTCGATTCCGATTTAATACAATTAAAATGGCAATCACAATCAAAGCGAACGAAAAAATAAACAGCAAATTGTAACTAAAATATTCCACAAATGCACCGGCATACAACGGACCACATGCTCGCCCTAATGACATTGAAATACTAAAGAATGATTGGTAGAGTCCCTTTTGTGAATCACTTGCAAGTGAATCAATCCAGGCCGGCAGGTCCGGAAAGCCAATCATCTCACCAATGGTTAAAAATGCAATCGTTAAAATGAATGAAATGTAGGAATGATCAAATACTAAGAATAAAAAGGAAAGTCCGAAAATAAAAATCCCAAAGGCAATTTGACGATTAATCGGAAATTTACGCCCGATTTTGCTAACGAGCGTTTGCCCAAAGACAATCATCAATCCGTTCACCGTCCAAACAGAACTGTATTCTTCAAATGAAATTCCCATTTGGGTCATGTGAATTGGCATTACACTTTCCCAAATCGCATAGATTAAGTAGATGCTAAAAATCAGAAAACAAATTGCTAGTAGTAACTGCAGCGTTTTGGACTTAGCACCATCAGCTGCCTTAACTTGGTGGTTATAGTCATAATCAGTAAAGTCAATGTCGAAAAGCCGAATTGCCATTATAAATAAAATAGCATAAAAAGCAGATGTTACTGCAAATACCGTGGTCACTCCGTATTTCAATAGGTAACCCACCATCGCAGTTCCAACCACGACCCCAATGTTTAGCCCTACGTAGAGGGTATTAAAAACATACCGGGGACTCTTCGATTTAATGGTAGAAGCGTATGAATTAATCAACGTTAAGCTAATTCCATCACTAAACCCATGAATAATTAATAGGAATGCAAAAATAGGCCAGCCATGAAAAAAGGTCAGAGCAACGATTGACGCTAGTGAAATCAAAATACTGATTAGCGCTGTTTTATATGCTGACCAGTGATCGAATAAAAAGCCGCCAGTATAGTTCCCAATAATCATGAATAATGACATTAAAAATAAAATCAATCCCGATTCAGTCAACGAACGGTGAAGATAGTCATGCATATACATCGTTGTCAGTGGCCATAAACATGATGAGCCGGCATTTAGTAGCGTTGTATAGACTAATACCGACTTCATCCCCACTTCTTTTGGCTTTGCCATAAATTACACTTCCCAACTATGATTTAAAATCCTTATTCTCTAGCCTAAAACATTCCGAATGAAAAAACCACCACAGCTAATGCTGAAGTGGTTATTATATAGAAAGTTAAGCTAATTACTTAATCCGAGTAAACGAGTAAGTAGCAGCTGGTGCAGCCCCCATCTTAACGGATACTAACTTATTATTACTATCTACTAAGTAGAACTTATTCTTGTTTACCAAGCGAATGTACATTGTGCTAGTCTTCTTATCGCCCTTACCACGGTAAGTTAAGGTAATTACTTTTCCATTAACGTGTTTAACGTTAAAGACTGCGTTACTCAATAACTTGCTGTTCAAAATTTTATTTTTGTATAACGTTTGGTTTAAACCAGTATCGTTGTTAAAAGTCCAGAGTTGGGTATAACTACCGCTAGCGCTTGACTTCCAATTGCCCATCAAATCGTTGACCTTAGCAACGGCAACTGATGAACTACTGGAGTTATTAGAACTACTCTTATTAGTCGTCTTAGCAGATGAGCTAGTGTTAGTAGTGGTAGTAGTTGAGGCAGCCTTAACGGTTACGATCCGGTAAAAGTAATGCGATGATTTATCTGGTTGTGCGTAAACATATAGCTTCGTGTTTACGGCATACTTTTTAGGAAGCGTAATGGTATACTTACCCTTACTATTAGCGACCGTAGCAGCAATTTTTTTATTGTTATTTAACCGAACGTAAACATCAACGTTCTTAGTAGCAGTTCCTGAAATTTTGGTATCTGCGGTGGTAACACTAGGCACGCTTAATGATGGTGTCTTAGTAGCTGATGTTGCTGCATTGGCACTGGTTCCGAACGAGAAAAGCGCTAGGAAAAATGCCCCAATTACAAATAAAAATGGTTTCTTCATGATGGTTCTCCTTATCATTTATAAATAAATAAATCTTACCATATCTATATTAAACATTTTAGATATTAATAGCAATAGAATTGGGATTAAATTGCACTGATATTATGTAAATTTAAATAATTGGAAACCGGTAAATAATTTAAAAATAGCGTTTTCATAATATCAGTGTAAACCCTTTCTTTGACTTTGTATGTGGTATATAATAATCAAAGTTGATTAATATATATGAAGAATATTGAATTAATAATTTAAATCTAGGGAGTGTGACAGTATTGGCAACTGAACAAACTGCTTTGATAACGCTTTTCGGTGCAACTGGTGACCTTGCTTCACGTAAGTTGTATCCTGCCCTTTTTAACCTATATAAAAAGGGAGAAATTAAGGAACATTTTGCACTGATTGGTACTGGTAGAAGAGAATGGGATGATGATAAGTTCCGTTCAGTCGTTTCTGACTCAGTCAAGGGTGCTGCTGATAGTGATCAACAAGTATCCGACTTTGCAAGTCATTTCTACTACAAGTCACACGACGTTACTAATCCTGAACACTACAAGGTGTTAAAGGGAGTTGCAGATCAATTAGATGCTAAGTACGACCTTAAAGGAAACCGTATTTTTTACATTTCATTAGCCCCTCGCTTCTTTAGCTTGGTTGCTAACAACTTAAAGCAACAAAACGTATTCTCTGATAACGGTTTTAACCGCTTAATCATTGAAAAACCATTTGGTCATGACTTTGAATCCGCTCAAGAATTAAACGATTCATTGAGTTCAGCATTTGATGAAGACCAAGTATTTAGAATTGACCACTACCTAGGGAAGGAAATGGTCCAAAACATTGCCGCCCTTCGTTTTGGTAACCCAATGATCGAATCAGTTTGGAACAACAAGTTCATTGATAACGTCCAAGTAACCCTTGCTGAAAACATGGGGGTTGGTGAACGTGCTGGTTACTACGATACTTCCGGTGCTCTTCGTGATATGGTGCAAAACCACATCATGCAAATCTTAAGCCTCTTAGCAATGGACGAACCTAACAAATACAAGGATGTTGAAATCCGTGCCCAAAAGGTGAAGGCATTACAATCACTTCATATTTATGATGAAGATGAAGTAGCTAAGAACTTCGTTCGTGGTCAATATGGCGCTAATGGCGACCAAAAGGACTACCGTCACGAAGATAACGTCCCCGAAGATTCCAATACTGAAACCTTCGTTGCTGGAAAGTTAGAATTCCAAAATAACCGTTGGGCAGGAGTTCCATTCTACGTTCGGACTGGAAAACTATTAGCTGATAAATTTGCAAGAATCGACGTTGTATTCAAAAAGCCTGCGTTAGATGACTTCGCACGTGCTAATGGAACTGCTCCTCAATTATTACCAAGCGTGCTTACCATTAAGATCGAACCAGATTCAGGTTTCGAAATGCAATTGAATAAGAAGCATGTTGGCCAAGGTTACACTACTGATAGTTTCAAGTTCACTCATGACTTAACCGACTCAGAAATGAAGGAAGTGCCACTTCCATACGAACGCTTAATTAACGATGCCATGAAGGGTGATCACACTAACTTTGCAAGTTGGGCTGAAGTCGCTCAAGCTTGGAAGTTCGTTGATCAAATCGAAAAGTTCTGGAACAGCAAGAAGGCCGACTTCCCTAACTACACTCCAGGGACAATGGGGCCTAAGGCTGCTGAAGAATTATTGACTCGTTCAGGTCGTAATTGGGCATTTAGAGCTGAAGATTAAGGATATGTATAATTAATTCACTTTTAACTCACTAAATGTTAAAATAGAATTGTATTAAAACTAATAATAATATCTAAGTAAGCGTTTTCTTACTAGATTAATTCTTTTATAAAGGAAGGTTTATTTCAATGGCTGATCAAAAAGCAAATATTGGTGTTGTTGGGATGGCTGTTATGGGTAAAAACCTTGCCCTTAACATTGAAAGCCGCGGCTACACTGTAGGTATCTACAACCGGACTTCTGCAAAGACTGAAGAAGTTATGAAGGATCACAGTGACAAGAAGTTAGTTCCAAGTTACTCTGTGGAAGACTTCGTTAAGTCACTTGAAACTCCACGTCGGATTCTAATCATGGTTAAGGCCGGTAAAGCAACTGATGCTGTTATCGACGAATTATTACCACTTCTTGACAAGGGTGATGTTTTAATCGATGGTGGTAACACTAACTTCCACGATACGATTGCTCGTAACGCTCGTCTTGACAAGTCTGGGATTAACTTTATCGGAATGGGTGTTTCCGGTGGTGAACTTGGTGCATTGCACGGTCCATCATTAATGCCTGGTGGCCAAAAGTCAGCTTATGACTTAGTTGCCCCAATCTTGGAAAAGATCTCTGCTAAGGCCGAAGATGGCAAGCCATGTGTTGCTTACATCGGACCTAATGGTGCAGGTCACTACGTAAAGATGGTTCATAACGGTATCGAATACGGTGATGAACAATTAATCGATGAAAGTTACGACATTTTACGTCGGGTTGCTGGAATCGACGTTGATGAACTTTCAAACATCTTCAAGGAATGGAACAAGGGTGAACTTAATAGTTACTTAATCGATATCACTGGTGATATCTTAAGCCGTAAGGATGACCTTGGTTCAGGTAAGCCAATCGTTGACTTAATTCTTGATGAAGGTGCTAACAAGGGTACTGGTAAGTGGAGTTCAGAAGATGCATTAGCACTTGGTGTTCCTCAATCAGTTATTACTGAATCAGTTTACGCTCGTTTCATCTCAATGCTTAAGGATGAAAGAGTTGCTGCTTCTAAGGTTCTTCCTAAGCCAGGTCTATCCGTAGACTTCGATGCTAAGGAATTAGTTGAAAAAGTTCGTGAAGCACTTTACTTTGGTAAGGTTATGAGTTACGCACAAGGATTCGAACAATTACGTTTCGCTTCCGAAGAATACGACTGGGACCTCAAGTTTGGCGAATTAGCTCAAATCTGGCGTGAAGGTTGTATCATTCGTGCACAATTCCTACAAAACATTACTGATGCCTTTGAAAAGGATCCTAAGTTAACTAACTTACTATTGGACCCATACTTCACTGACATTGCTAAGAAGTACCAAGACTCAGCTCGTGAAGTAGTTGCAATTGCTACTAAGGCCGGTATTCCAGTACCTACCCTTTCAGCAGCTGTATCATACTACGATTCATACAGAACTGAAGTTCTTCCTGCAAACTTACTACAAGCTCAACGTGACTACTTCGGTGCTCACACTTACAAGCGTGTAGACCGTGAAGGTACTTTCCATTACCCATGGTACAAAGAACAATAAAATTCACTTAAATGTTCAAAAAGAATCTGCCGGTTGGCAGATTCTTTTTTTATTTAATCTTAAAAATTATGCTTACCTAAATTTTTTCTTAATTCATAAGCATTATAAACTAACTTTTAAATCATTCGGTGTATCATATAGATGGATTATTTAATTGAAAGGATGATTAAGATGAGTGAAAGACAATTAGTAACTGACTACTACTTTAACAAGGAAGATTATGACACTCAAGATGGTGGCTACGTTCCGTTAGAGGAACCTAATACTCCCCCACAACAATTGAAAATTCCTGAAATTCTTACTCCTGATAAAGAAACTGATACCGATATGTATTACACGGTAGTTTCACAGACTGGTGAAACCCAACTGCTGCCTGGTAAGAAGACTAAGACCTGGGGTTACAATGCTTCTTTGCTTGGCAAAACCATTATCTTCAAAAATGGTAAGCACATCCATATTACCCTTAAGAATGAATTGCCCGAGTTAACTACATACCATTGGCATGGGGCAATTATTCCTGGAGTTGCGGATGGTGGTTGTCATACCCCCGTTTACCCTGGTGAATCTAGACAAATTGATTTTAACCTTAATCAACCTGCTGCTACCCTTTGGATGCATGCCCACCCATGTCCTTCCACTGCTGAACAAGTTTGGCATGGATTAGCAACTGCCGTGGTCGTTCAAGATGCAGAAGAGGCTCAATTACCATTACCCCGTAACTACGGTGTCGATGATATCCCATTGATTTTACAGGACCGGCGATTCCATGAAGATAACCAATGGGATTATAATGCTGACTATGATCCTGATGGTGTCATGGGACCCACTCCAATGATTAACGGGACAATTAACCCCTACTTTGATGTAACCACCCAAAAGGTGCGGTTCAGAATTCTAGATGGTGCGAACCGTCGTGAATGGCGCTTACACTTTAGTGACGACTTAAAATTCACCCAAATCGCCGGTGATAATAGCTTATTACCACACCCAGTCGATTATACTAAGTTATTGATTGGCTGTGCTGAACGGATGGAAATTGTCGTTGATTTTGGTCAATATCACCCTGGTGATGAGGTCGTCTTATATTCAGATGATACCCCAATCGTTCACTTTAGAATCCATGAATTTGCAAAGGATGATTCTAAAATTCCAGAAACGCTTACCACCACACTGCCAGATCCAAAGGTTACCCCTGAGGCCCCTATTCGCAAGGTTGTAATGTCAGGAATGGATGAATCGGTTGCCATCAATGGGAAAAAATTTGATATGAGCCGTATTGACACGAAGACCAAGTTGAACAATGTTGAATACTGGGACGTTACTAATTCAAACGATATGGATGGTGGCATGTTGCACCCTTACCACATGCATGGTTGTGTATTTAAGGTAATTTCAAGAAATGGGAAGGAACCTAATCCAAACGAATTAGGCCTTAAGGACACAATTGAAGTGGAACCTGGTGAAACAGTCCGCCTCAAAGTATGGTTCCCATGTATTGGGGTCTTTATGTACCACTGCCACATCATTGAACACGAAGATGGTGGAATGATGCTTCAATTAGAAGTTACTGATCCAAAGCATCCAAATGAATTACCACAACCATTGATGGATCACCACACATTAATGAGTGCCTTTGCTAAGGAACGTGGTGTTAAGATGGAAGATTTAAATTTAGGTGGCATGGAATCATACCATAAAATGAACATGAAAATGTAATTATTTTAATTGACAATTCATGCGTGATATATTATATTAATAATGTATGGTAAATATTATTGAAGATAATTTATTCGGAGGTGAGCAAAATGACAGAATTAACATTTGATCCTGGAGCGACGAGTGAGTCGATGATGGGAAAATTGACGTCATTTCACAAATCACCAAGGAGCTTTCATGGTAGATAATTGATGACGACCGATTTTCCCGAAAAAAACATTCAATATTAATTGTTTTAATCTAATCAATCTTTCTAGTAAATAGAAAGTAATCATCAAGTAATCGGTGGTTAAAACAATCTAGAAGCGTGTAAAATAGGAAAATTAGTTGTTGTTGATTATCTCGGTATCTTCAATTATTCCAGGTATTGACGTACTTATAATTGAAAAGGTAATCACGTTGCTTATGATGCTTTACCCTATGGGGAACCATTGGGGGAGGTACTGAACAACAATTTAATTATAGTTAAATTTTAATCTGACATTTGATCTGATAATTAAAAAGAGCATTCAAATTATTTTGAATGCTCTTTTTTACGTTCTAATTTAAATTACTTAGCGTTAGGCAGAAATTCTTGAACGTATTGACGCGATTGTTCAGAATTAAATACCTTTTCAGACTTCCCAATAATCACGGTGGCCAGTGAATTTCCAACTACGTTCACTGCAGTCCGGCCCATATCAACTAATCGATCAATTCCAGCAATAAACGCCAGACCATTTACAGGAATCCCAACCGTGGAAACGGTTGCTAGTAATACTACAAATGATGCTCCTGGTACTCCAGCCATTCCCTTAGAAGTAACGACTAGCACTAGTAAGACCATCACCTGTTGTCCAATTGATAGGTGGATATGATAGGCCTGAGCCATGAAGATAACCGCCAATGACTGATAGATTGCAGAACCGTCCAAATTAAAAGTATACCCAGTAGGAATTACAAACGAAACGATTGATTTATCAACCCCAAAGCGTTGCATTTTATCAATCAATCTGGGTAACGTTGCCTCTGAACTAGCGGTCGAAAATGCTAATACAATTTCATCTTTAATCACAAATAACAGATTTTTAAGGCTAAAACCAAAGAGTTTCGCAGCTAAACCCATAAAGACTAGGATAAAGACGATCATAGTAGCATACGCCAGGAATACAAAGTAACTCAACGGAGCTAATGCACTAACCCCCATTTGGGCAAGGGTTGCTCCAATCAACGCACAGACCCCAATGGGTGCTAAGCTCATTACCCAGTTGGTTACTTTAAACATTACCTCTGAAACTGAATTCAAGAAGTCAACGATGATTTTCCCCTTTTCACCAATTGCTGCGGTTCCTAATCCAAAGAAGACTGAAAATACAATTACCTGCATCATTGCACCATCACTTAAGGATTTAAAAATGTTGGTGGGAATTAAATTCATTACAGTTCCCCAACCGCCACTTTCTTTTGCTGCATTAGCAGTGGATACATACTTACTAATATCCTCTCCCTTTAAGGCATGAATATTAATAAAATCACCAGGATGGGCTAAATTAGCAACTAATAATCCTAACGCAATTGCAATCGTAGTCATAATTTCAAAATAGAGGATCGTTTTACCACCAATCCGGCCTAATTTCTTAATGTCTCCCATGCTTGCAATCCCGACGGTTAAACAGGAAAGCACGATTGGTAGCACAATCATTTGAATTAGGTTAATGAACATCGTTCCAATGTTCGACATAGTAGTGATTGCAGTTTTATTTTGATAGAAAATAATCCCCAAAATAATCCCCAATACTAACCCGATCATGATTTGCCAACCAATCGTTAGTTTAAATCTCTTCATAATAATCCTCTTCTCAATATATTAGTAACATTATGTAAACTCAAATTTACAATGACTGATTATATTTTATCATAATTTTAAACTCATTTTAGGGTTATCTTAACTAATCTAAAATTAATAAAAATAAAAGAGCATCCGTAAAATTAATTACAGATACTCTTTTATCACTTGCGTGGCAACGTCCTATCCTTGCAGGGGGCGATCCCCCAACTACTTTTGGCGTGCGAAAGCTTAACTACTGTGTTCGGCATGGGAACAGGTGTATCCTTTCGGCCATCATCACCACACTAATTTAACTGTGAGAACTTCGTTCTCTCAAAACTAGATAATATTTTATTTTTCCGTGAGAACAACCTTACTTGGTTAAGTCCTCGACCAATTAGTACTAGTCCGCTCCATGCATCACTGCACTTCCACTTCTAGCCTATCTACCTGATCATCTTTCAGGGGTCTTACTTCCATAAAGGAATGGGAAATCTCATCTCGAGGTGGGTTTCACACTTAGATGCTTTCAGCGTTTATCTCATCCATACATAGCTACCCAGCGATGCGCCTGGCGGCACAACTGGTACACCAGCGGTATGTCCACTCCGGTCCTCTCGTACTAAGAGCAGCTCCTCTCAAATTTCCTACGCCCGCG includes:
- a CDS encoding hemolysin family protein is translated as MSSGIQLIIILFTFFFAAFSVASEFALVQTRLSSLEDDKANGNGNKKKLDRQIYMVTHLNDYLSTTQVGVSLAGIILGWIGEPFIDGLLSDVLKLVNLGETSSRGISVIIGVGLLTYLEVVFTEVVPKNLSTDKPRQMLDIVAGPLHYLHTLFYPFVWLLNISAGAVVKMMGIKMADENDDSYSQNEILMLSRNAVQSGELEKNDYLYMQRAFDLNDKVARDIMVDRTQLVVLDIDSSVKDGLRLYLQKRFSRIPVVANGDKDRILGYVYNYDLVRQSRVDSSIGIDRMLRDITTTSETTPITEVLQQMIKNRAPIVVVVDEYGGTSGIITDKDIYEELFGTVRDEIDPATNEFIFKQPKGTYQVNGKLTTYDFERYFNTDIKAFDKSDIVTIAGFIIDNYDDLKVGKVIKIMNFEFKVLDYENSFINWFEVTNLNEAKPTIQKSTLDQVKRGQKEQSENK
- the nrdI gene encoding class Ib ribonucleoside-diphosphate reductase assembly flavoprotein NrdI yields the protein MQPIQALFISISGNTRSFMDSLTEYAKTQHANHSASPLFKAREISDVTDLAVESHPYFAFVPTYLDGGNGIDNGVKELMTNSLGEYIAYKSNRNQCLGVIGSGNKNFNEQYCLTAKRYARDYGVPFLDNYELRGTSKDVERVYQSMVNRMKTNSAK
- a CDS encoding zinc ribbon domain-containing protein; this encodes MPDQQKIECPRCGYQNDPENEFCDYCGFNLAGYFGKKAESDGETESELYSFKTFPSRSESHSEGSHKPAESQKNDAKKSTVHSEAPKKTTHNKKTTPKPRPNPQIDVDRQNAVNGKKKDKNLKKKPKQNAHPKVSPKPKAKKQPVKPNGTGFKHKKLWIFSAAALVLIVGGYGYGRYYYSKSATLNRLTDSVADGKTANYFVSKTEQQDINKMVADYLKANPDLANHLKSELGSKDRTSDGFFTYQKTGTHFGIFPKYQVVMNKRLVKQRTYSINIKTKPHALILLNGKVMSFADDNGNYHLSNLTSDHIYLSAKYHRDDKGPSTPVVKVTPKDNGRQIELVGDNTLNASVAQSTLNDVYEQMQKITNQGNVRTNLSSYFTDAKNNHYYQSVHQLALIFHQSKYQAVYQPKVLDVKKVGNDRYSVDYNLTYRFDNDDQIHTQIFKTNAVMQGSDGEYKINSIISDSNPIKDEYHQK
- a CDS encoding MDR family MFS transporter gives rise to the protein MAKPKEVGMKSVLVYTTLLNAGSSCLWPLTTMYMHDYLHRSLTESGLILFLMSLFMIIGNYTGGFLFDHWSAYKTALISILISLASIVALTFFHGWPIFAFLLIIHGFSDGISLTLINSYASTIKSKSPRYVFNTLYVGLNIGVVVGTAMVGYLLKYGVTTVFAVTSAFYAILFIMAIRLFDIDFTDYDYNHQVKAADGAKSKTLQLLLAICFLIFSIYLIYAIWESVMPIHMTQMGISFEEYSSVWTVNGLMIVFGQTLVSKIGRKFPINRQIAFGIFIFGLSFLFLVFDHSYISFILTIAFLTIGEMIGFPDLPAWIDSLASDSQKGLYQSFFSISMSLGRACGPLYAGAFVEYFSYNLLFIFSFALIVIAILIVLNRNRILKQNDKTR
- a CDS encoding Ig-like domain-containing protein → MKKPFLFVIGAFFLALFSFGTSANAATSATKTPSLSVPSVTTADTKISGTATKNVDVYVRLNNNKKIAATVANSKGKYTITLPKKYAVNTKLYVYAQPDKSSHYFYRIVTVKAASTTTTTNTSSSAKTTNKSSSNNSSSSSVAVAKVNDLMGNWKSSASGSYTQLWTFNNDTGLNQTLYKNKILNSKLLSNAVFNVKHVNGKVITLTYRGKGDKKTSTMYIRLVNKNKFYLVDSNNKLVSVKMGAAPAATYSFTRIK
- the zwf gene encoding glucose-6-phosphate dehydrogenase; amino-acid sequence: MATEQTALITLFGATGDLASRKLYPALFNLYKKGEIKEHFALIGTGRREWDDDKFRSVVSDSVKGAADSDQQVSDFASHFYYKSHDVTNPEHYKVLKGVADQLDAKYDLKGNRIFYISLAPRFFSLVANNLKQQNVFSDNGFNRLIIEKPFGHDFESAQELNDSLSSAFDEDQVFRIDHYLGKEMVQNIAALRFGNPMIESVWNNKFIDNVQVTLAENMGVGERAGYYDTSGALRDMVQNHIMQILSLLAMDEPNKYKDVEIRAQKVKALQSLHIYDEDEVAKNFVRGQYGANGDQKDYRHEDNVPEDSNTETFVAGKLEFQNNRWAGVPFYVRTGKLLADKFARIDVVFKKPALDDFARANGTAPQLLPSVLTIKIEPDSGFEMQLNKKHVGQGYTTDSFKFTHDLTDSEMKEVPLPYERLINDAMKGDHTNFASWAEVAQAWKFVDQIEKFWNSKKADFPNYTPGTMGPKAAEELLTRSGRNWAFRAED